From Rissa tridactyla isolate bRisTri1 chromosome 7, bRisTri1.patW.cur.20221130, whole genome shotgun sequence, a single genomic window includes:
- the MMADHC gene encoding cobalamin trafficking protein CblD → MANVLCTRARLVTYLPGFYSLVKRVANPKAFSTAGSSGSDEPHVAATPPDLCPRTVWPDEVMGPFGPQDQRFQLPGNIGFDCHLNGTASQKKSQVSKSLPDILAEPSASERHEFVMAQYINEFQGADVPQKQQINSAETYFENAKVECAVQACPELLRKDFESMFPEVNANRLTILTVTQKTKNDMTVWSQEVEDEREMLLENFINGAKEICYAICSEGYWADFIDPSSGLAFFGPYTNNTLFETDERYRHLGFSVDDLGCCKVIRHNIWGTHVVVGSIFTNAEPDSPIMRKLSGN, encoded by the exons ATGGCCAAT GTGCTCTGTACCAGAGCAAGATTGGTCACCTACCTACCAGGGTTTTATTCCTTAGTCAAAAGAGTTGCAAATCCCAAGGCTTTTTCTACAGCAGGGTCCTCTGGCTCAGATGAGCCTCATGTTGCTGCTACACCTCCTgatttat GTCCGAGAACTGTATGGCCAGATGAAGTAATGGGTCCATTTGGCCCTCAGGACCAGAGATTCCAGTTGCCTGGTAATATTGGTTTTGACTGTCACCTAAATGGCACTGCTTCTCAGAAGAAAAGCCAAGTTTCAAAAAGTCTGCCTGATATATTAGCAGAGCCTTCAGCAAGTGAAAGGCATGAATTTGTCATGGCACAATACATAAACGAATTTCAG gGTGCTGATGTTCCGCAGAAACAGCAAATCAATAGCGCTGAAACttactttgaaaatgcaaaggTAGAATGTGCAGTACAAGCTTGTCCTGAACTGCTACGAAAAG actttGAGTCAATGTTTCCAGAAGTGAATGCCAATCGTTTAACGATATTAACTGTCACCCAGAAGACTAAAAATGATATGACTGTATGGAGTCAAGAAGTGGAGGATGAAAGAGAAATGCTGTTAGAAAAT ttCATTAATGGTGCCAAGGAAATTTGCTATGCGATTTGTTCCGAAGGCTATTGGGCTGACTTCATTGATCCATCCTCAGGACTGGCA TTTTTTGGACCTTACACAAACAACACTCTCTTTGAAACAGATGAACGCTACCGCCACTTGGGATTTTCCGTTGATGATCTTGGCTGCTGCAAAGTTATTCGTCATAACATCTGGGGTACTCATGTGGTTGTAGGAAGTATTTTCACTAATGCTGAACCTGACAGCCCTATCATGAGAAAACTAAGTGGAAACTAG
- the LYPD6 gene encoding ly6/PLAUR domain-containing protein 6: MASQPAPAWVLLLCLLATRPPATQPRDFTVKDIVYLHPSTTPYPHGFKCFTCEKAADNYECNRWAPDVYCPRGTRYCFSQHMMKVTGESVSVTKRCVPLEDCLSTGCTYVKHEEYKICTSCCEGSICNLPLPRNATDAVFTTLSPLNKTQRLPHPALLTTACLWLGLVSQHWVTLPRAAGPDS, from the exons ATGGCCTCGCAGCCCGCGCCggcctgggtgctgctgctctgcctgctggccaCCCGCCCGCCGGCCACCCAGCCCCGCGACTTCACCGTCAAGGACATCGTCTACCTCCACCCTTCCA CCACACCGTATCCTCACGGATTTAAATGCTTCACCTGCGAAAAGGCAGCAGATAATTACGAATGCAACCGATGGGCTCCGGATGTCTATTGTCCAAGAG GTACGAGATACTGCTTTAGCCAACACATGATGAAAGTTACTGGCGAGAGTGTGTCCGTCACCAAACGCTGTGTGCCATTAGAGGATTGTCTGTCTACGGGATGCACATATGTAAAGCATGAAGAATACAAG ATCTGCACCTCCTGCTGCGAAGGAAGCATCTGCAACTTGCCGCTGCCGAGGAACGCGACGGACGCCGTGTTCACCACCCTCTCCCCCCTCAACAAGACGCAGCGGCTCCCGCATCCCGCCCTGCTGACGACGGCCTGTctctggctggggctggtgtccCAGCACTGGGTGACGCTGCCACGCGCGGCGGGCCCGGACAGCTGA